A single Lactuca sativa cultivar Salinas chromosome 8, Lsat_Salinas_v11, whole genome shotgun sequence DNA region contains:
- the LOC111881793 gene encoding endochitinase B has product MSNFRFLTIIFLLTTPLAIISAQNCGRQAGNAPCSNGNCCSQYGFCGNTPEHCSPANNCQSQCTGGVTPPTTSGVGSIITGAVFDQMLKYRNDPRCRGNGFYTYNAFINAANAYNGFGTTGNDEVRKRELAAFFAQTSHETTGGGGWPSAPDGPFAWGYCFVREENPTSSYCDSNEWPCPQQYFGRGPIQLSHNYNYGLFGRSVGMDLINNPDLLATNPTLSFRSAIWYWMTPQGNKPSSHDVITGRWSPSAADRSAGRVSGYGVITNIINGGLECGQGRNDKVEDRIGFYRRYCSILGVSPGDNLDCYNQRAFG; this is encoded by the exons ATGTCCAACTTTCGGTTTTTAACGATCATCTTTCTCTTGACCACACCCTTAGCAATCATCTCAGCTCAAAATTGTGGGAGACAAGCAGGCAACGCACCATGCTCAAACGGAAACTGTTGTAGCCAATACGGTTTCTGTGGAAACACCCCTGAACACTGCTCGCCAGCTAATAACTGTCAGAGTCAGTGCACCGGGGGTGTAACACCACCTACCACTAGTGGTGTCGGTTCCATCATTACTGGAGCCGTATTTGATCAAATGCTCAAGTATCGAAACGACCCAAGATGTCGTGGCAACGGATTTTATACTTACAATGCTTTTATAAATGCCGCAAATGCATATAATGGATTTGGCACAACAGGAAATGATGAAGTCCGAAAAAGAGAACTCGCGGCTTTCTTTGCTCAAACCTCCCATGAAACAACAg GTGGAGGTGGTTGGCCAAGTGCACCCGATGGTCCATTTGCATGGGGGTATTGCTTTGTAAGAGAAGAAAATCCAACGAGTAGCTACTGTGACTCCAATGAATGGCCTTGTCCTCAACAATACTTCGGCAGAGGACCTATCCAACTCTCTCA CAACTACAACTACGGGTTATTTGGACGTTCAGTTGGAATGGATTTGATCAACAACCCTGATCTCTTAGCCACAAACCCAACCTTATCATTTCGTTCAGCCATATGGTACTGGATGACTCCACAGGGAAATAAACCATCGAGCCATGATGTGATCACAGGAAGGTGGAGCCCTTCTGCTGCAGATAGGTCAGcgggtcgggtttcgggttatgGTGTCATCACAAATATCATTAATGGTGGTTTGGAATGTGGACAAGGTAGGAACGACAAGGTGGAAGATAGGATTGGGTTTTACAGAAGGTATTGTAGCATTTTAGGCGTTAGTCCTGGAGATAATCTAGATTGCTATAATCAAAGGGCTTTTGGATAG
- the LOC111881794 gene encoding uncharacterized protein LOC111881794 has protein sequence MAVMNGGATEKPNGSVLSSPPPSVVEDEKEKSFTTKSLSDKSEVSHGELGEDVTLSGVFNHLTESIFDPNPDQNSSAGRPPMANRIKKSFIEAAPMFREATLNTRREVLQWTRRGSPLRALLVVSGGAVTLLALTGILVFMLFFVAATVNAIVISLLISMAAVGGFLAIFFFCLTAFYITTLFVAAFVTFTVTISSIIAALVAAGWIGLIWMVWLGVSKSASFAKRSLSVDTLHNTPRNYKEPAPVVVN, from the exons ATGGCTGTGATGAACGGTGGTGCAACGGAAAAACCCAACGGCAGCGTGTTATCATCGCCTCCGCCGTCGGTGGTTGAGGATGAAAAAGAGAAATCTTTTACCACCAAATCGTTATCAGACAAATCTGAGGTTAGCCACGGTGAATTAGGAGAAGATGTAACTTTGAGCGGCGTTTTCAACCACCTTACCGAATCCATTTTCGATCCGAATCCTGATCAAAATTCAAGCGCTGGTCGTCCTCCTATGGCTAATCGGATCAAGAAATCGTTCATAGAAGCGGCTCCTATGTTTCGCGAAGCTACCCTGAACACCCGCCGCGAGGTTCTTCAATGGACTCGTCGCGGTAGTCCTCTCCGAGCTCTATTGGTTGTGTCT GGTGGGGCAGTGACTCTTCTAGCTTTGACCGGAATACTGGTGTTTATGCTGTTCTTCGTGGCGGCAACTGTGAATGCAATCGTGATCTCTCTTCTCATCTCCATGGCGGCAGTTGGTGGCTTTTTAGCAATCTTCTTTTTTTGTTTGACAGCTTTTTACATTACCACTTTGTTTGTTGCTGCTTTTGTTACCTTCACTGTAACAATCTCATCCATCATTGCTGCTTTAGTGGCTGCAG GTTGGATTGGGTTGATCTGGATGGTGTGGTTGGGCGTGTCAAAAAGCGCCTCTTTTGCGAAACGTTCGCTGAGTGTCGATACTCTGCACAACACTCCTCGCAATTATAAAGAGCCCGCACCGGTTGTAGTCAACTAG